The Blautia obeum ATCC 29174 region ACTACATGTGGTGTCGGCTGGAATCCAAATTTCTCTGGCAGCATACGTTTGCATTCTTTTACAGAAATTCCCTTTTCCTGCACCGGACGGCCAATGATCACAGGAATTGCGCCACATTCTGTGGCAGCCTGAATCTTTTCTTCAAATCCGCCTGCTTTTCCGGAATCTTTTGTTACCAGATATCTGCAGTCATACTGACGCAGCATGGCAGCATTCAATTCTTTCGAAAAAGGGCCCTGCATGGCAATCAGATTTTTGCCCTCGAATCCCAGCATGCGACAGGTTTCGATCACATTCTGAATGGAAAGGACTCTTGCAAACATTCTTTCCTGATAACCCGGAATTTCTGTATAAGCAGAAAGTTCCTTACTGCCCGTCGTAAGCAGAACATTTCCCGATACATGTTTCAGATAATCTACTGCTGCCTCTGTATTTTCTACATAAACTGCATCTTTGTGAACGCCTCCTTCACGAAGGACTCTCACATAAGAAACGGCTGTGTTTTCACAGGCCTCACGGATATTTACTGTCACTTCTGCCGCATATGGATGTGTTGCATCCAAAACCAGTTCCGGTCTTTCTGCTGCAAAAAGCTCCTGCATCTGTTCTTTGTCAAGGCGTTCTGCACGAATCGATAAAAATTCATTTTCTTCAAGAGATCTGGATCCATATTCCGTCGCGACACAGGCAAGTACAGATACTTTATTTTCACTCAGAAACCGGCTGATTTCATAGCCTTCTGTAGTACCAGCAAAAACAATTGCTTTATACATTCCGATATCCTCTTGGAGTTACCATTTTGCCATTTATTTCTTTTGTCTGGGAATTTCCGATAAATACTGTGGTGAACATATCAACCTGTCTATCTCGAAGTTCTTTCAATGTCATAACCTGATATTCTTCCCCTTCTCTTCCGATATTGCATACTGTTCCGCAAACTGTTTCCGGAGATTTGTACTGCATCATCAGATCGCAGGCTTTCTGTAAATAATCATGGCGTTTTTTACTGGAGGGGTTATAGAGACAGATTACAAAATCCGCCTGAGATGCACCAAGAAGTCTTGCTTCAATCTTTTCCCATGGAGTCAGAAGGTCACTTAAGCTGATCAGGCAGAAATCATGGATCAGCGGTGCACCAAGGACTGCCGCTCCGCCAAGTGCGGCTGTTACTCCCGGAACGATCTCCAGTTCTACTTCCGGATATTTTTC contains the following coding sequences:
- the cobJ gene encoding precorrin-3B C(17)-methyltransferase, with the translated sequence MNKIYVVGIGPGGCDQMTGIAMNALKDSDTIIGYTVYVDLVKDTFPDKEYLTTPMKKEVDRCVLAFEEAMKGKRVSMICSGDAGVYGMAGLMYEVGEKYPEVELEIVPGVTAALGGAAVLGAPLIHDFCLISLSDLLTPWEKIEARLLGASQADFVICLYNPSSKKRHDYLQKACDLMMQYKSPETVCGTVCNIGREGEEYQVMTLKELRDRQVDMFTTVFIGNSQTKEINGKMVTPRGYRNV